The proteins below are encoded in one region of Longimicrobium sp.:
- a CDS encoding MFS transporter: protein MITAFVDMVGLLMVIPLLPFYAKNLGGGGLMVGVLVSAFSAAQLLSAPLWGRVSDRYGRRPALLVGLFASAIAYVVFAYAQSLTVLFLSRLVQGAGGGTVGVVQAYVADATEPQNRARSLGWLSAATNVGVTIGPLLGSASLGWGGRSAPGLMAAGLCLANMLFAWRFLPESRVVSRDEMGAPPPRRPREAVMRVITNPGEAAPRLIWIYAIGMGAFSGFTAVLALFLAARFGFTEHNIGYVFAWNGAISVLMRALVLGPVVDRFGEARLSRYGQGLLGIGLLALPLTWRVPGMLSVGGMQIEWRWVFLGLAISLVPVGTAFTFPCVTSLLSQVILPRERGVMMGVQQTFGGATRVLGPLWAGWSFDHLGTQYPFITSAILVLGTIFLGLGIEGRARPGPDAAPAAAPSRA from the coding sequence ATGATCACGGCGTTCGTGGACATGGTGGGTCTCCTCATGGTGATCCCCCTGCTCCCGTTCTATGCCAAGAACCTCGGCGGCGGCGGGCTGATGGTGGGCGTGCTGGTGTCCGCCTTCTCGGCGGCGCAGCTCCTCTCGGCGCCGCTGTGGGGGCGCGTCTCGGACCGCTACGGGCGCCGGCCGGCGCTCCTGGTGGGGCTCTTTGCGTCCGCCATCGCGTACGTGGTGTTCGCCTACGCGCAGTCGCTCACGGTTCTCTTCCTCTCCCGTCTGGTGCAGGGCGCGGGCGGGGGGACGGTGGGCGTGGTGCAGGCGTACGTCGCCGATGCTACGGAGCCCCAGAACCGCGCGCGCAGCCTGGGATGGCTCTCCGCCGCGACCAACGTGGGGGTGACGATCGGGCCGCTGCTGGGGTCGGCGTCGCTGGGGTGGGGCGGCCGCTCCGCGCCGGGGCTGATGGCGGCCGGGCTGTGCCTGGCGAACATGCTCTTCGCCTGGAGGTTCCTGCCGGAATCGCGCGTGGTGTCGCGCGACGAGATGGGCGCGCCGCCGCCCCGCCGCCCGCGCGAGGCCGTGATGCGCGTCATCACCAACCCCGGCGAGGCGGCGCCGCGCCTCATCTGGATCTACGCCATCGGGATGGGGGCGTTCTCGGGGTTCACGGCGGTGCTGGCGCTCTTTCTGGCGGCGCGCTTCGGCTTCACCGAGCACAACATCGGCTACGTCTTCGCGTGGAACGGCGCCATCTCGGTGCTGATGCGCGCGCTGGTGCTGGGGCCGGTGGTGGACCGCTTCGGCGAGGCGCGGCTGTCGCGCTACGGTCAGGGGCTGCTGGGGATCGGGCTCCTGGCGCTTCCCCTCACCTGGCGCGTTCCGGGGATGCTGAGCGTCGGGGGGATGCAGATCGAGTGGCGCTGGGTCTTCCTGGGGCTCGCCATCTCGCTCGTGCCCGTGGGGACGGCGTTCACCTTCCCCTGCGTGACCTCGCTCCTGTCGCAGGTGATCCTGCCGCGCGAGCGGGGAGTGATGATGGGAGTCCAGCAGACCTTCGGCGGCGCGACGCGTGTGCTGGGGCCGCTCTGGGCCGGGTGGTCGTTCGATCACCTGGGGACGCAGTACCCCTTCATCACCAGCGCCATCCTGGTGCTGGGGACGATCTTCCTGGGGCTGGGGATCGAGGGCCGCGCCCGCCCCGGCCCCGATGCCGCGCCCGCCGCCGCACCCTCGCGCGCTTGA
- a CDS encoding M14 family metallopeptidase has product MPASIRRTALAALIVAAPLAAQTEPRTRPERTGFRETSRYDEVVAFMEAVDARSPRIHLTTFGYTLEGRPLPLAVVGNVRDASPEAVRASGKTVVYLQGNIHAGEVEGKEALQVLLRQLASGEHAAWADSLVLLIAPIYNADGNERVNLTNRPHQLGPIGGMGQRPNAQGLDLNRDHTKLDSPEARSLLEMARAYDPHVWVDLHTTNGTFHAYHLTYATPLHPNTDALVAGPLNGEWLPAVMRAMKRKHGRELHDYGNVPNPESTWAAARGAERGWYTFDHRPRFSNNYAGLRNRFGILSEAFAYLPFEDRIAVTGEFVEEVLGWAHANATRIRRATEAADRRTLAGERLAVTARLHRGAQPIEILMGAVDTLRHPYTGELMMRRRDVVRPERMADFSTFEADETEVVPAAWLVPAELAEVADRLAAHGVRSECLAAPQRMMVEEFRIDSTRTAEQPFQNHRERRVWGRYVRTERVVPAGTLRITSSQPLGRLAFTLLEPRSDDGFLNWNLMDAALEKTPGVYPVVRVMAAGAAGAGR; this is encoded by the coding sequence GCTTCCGCGAGACGTCGCGCTACGACGAGGTGGTCGCGTTCATGGAGGCGGTCGACGCCCGCTCGCCGCGCATCCACCTCACCACCTTTGGCTACACGCTGGAGGGCCGCCCCCTTCCGCTCGCCGTGGTGGGGAACGTGCGCGACGCATCGCCCGAAGCGGTGCGCGCGTCGGGGAAGACGGTGGTCTACCTCCAGGGCAACATCCACGCGGGTGAGGTGGAGGGGAAGGAGGCGCTCCAGGTGCTTCTGCGCCAGCTCGCGAGCGGGGAGCACGCGGCGTGGGCCGACTCGCTCGTCCTCCTCATCGCGCCCATCTACAACGCCGATGGGAACGAGCGGGTGAACCTCACGAACCGGCCGCACCAGTTGGGGCCGATCGGAGGGATGGGGCAGCGGCCAAACGCGCAGGGGCTGGACCTGAACCGCGACCACACCAAGCTGGACTCGCCCGAGGCGCGCTCGCTGCTGGAGATGGCGCGCGCGTACGACCCGCACGTGTGGGTGGACCTGCACACGACCAACGGCACCTTCCACGCGTACCACCTGACCTACGCGACCCCGCTGCACCCAAACACCGATGCGCTGGTGGCGGGGCCGCTGAACGGCGAGTGGCTCCCCGCGGTCATGCGGGCGATGAAGCGGAAGCACGGGCGCGAGCTGCACGACTACGGCAACGTCCCCAACCCGGAGAGCACGTGGGCGGCGGCGCGCGGTGCGGAGCGCGGGTGGTACACGTTCGACCACCGCCCGCGCTTCAGCAACAATTACGCGGGGCTGCGCAACCGCTTCGGCATCCTGAGCGAGGCGTTCGCGTATCTACCCTTCGAAGACCGCATCGCGGTGACGGGCGAGTTCGTGGAGGAGGTGCTGGGGTGGGCGCACGCGAACGCCACCCGCATCCGCCGCGCGACCGAGGCCGCGGACCGCCGCACGCTGGCGGGCGAGCGGCTGGCTGTCACCGCGCGGCTGCACCGCGGCGCGCAGCCCATCGAGATCCTGATGGGCGCCGTCGACACCCTGCGCCACCCCTACACCGGCGAGCTCATGATGCGCCGGCGCGACGTGGTGCGCCCGGAGCGGATGGCGGACTTCTCCACCTTTGAGGCTGACGAGACGGAGGTGGTGCCCGCCGCCTGGCTCGTTCCCGCGGAGCTGGCGGAGGTGGCCGACCGGCTGGCCGCGCACGGCGTCCGCTCGGAATGCCTCGCCGCTCCGCAGCGGATGATGGTGGAGGAGTTCCGCATCGACTCCACGCGCACCGCGGAGCAGCCCTTCCAGAACCACCGCGAGCGCCGCGTGTGGGGCCGCTACGTCCGCACGGAGCGCGTCGTGCCGGCCGGGACGCTGCGCATCACCTCTTCGCAGCCGCTCGGCCGCCTGGCGTTCACCCTGCTGGAGCCGCGCTCGGACGATGGCTTCCTCAACTGGAACCTGATGGACGCCGCGCTTGAGAAGACGCCGGGGGTGTATCCGGTGGTGCGGGTGATGGCCGCGGGCGCCGCGGGCGCCGGGCGGTGA
- a CDS encoding aquaporin — protein sequence MPDRLIRALVSEAIGTFALCFAGILAISAGNLSGNEGATSLTTVAFAHGLAIFVMVAALGANSGGHFNPAVTAGFVATGRMDLRRGAMYVGAQLAGALLASALLAGAFGAEVAADGTPGVADGITVWGALVLEAIATFFLVLVVFGTAVDERAPRTVFPLAIGLTVALDIMAIGPMTGAAMNPARAFGPALVSGVWDAHWVYWLAPLLGGVAGAYVQHAFLMERGAPTARTAERGGPAPVEQRFDNV from the coding sequence ATGCCCGACCGTCTGATCCGCGCCCTAGTCTCCGAGGCCATCGGCACCTTTGCGCTCTGCTTCGCCGGCATCCTGGCGATCAGCGCCGGCAACCTGAGCGGCAACGAGGGCGCGACGTCGCTCACCACCGTCGCCTTCGCGCACGGGCTGGCCATCTTCGTGATGGTGGCGGCGCTGGGCGCCAACTCGGGCGGGCACTTCAACCCCGCGGTCACGGCGGGCTTCGTGGCCACCGGCCGCATGGATCTGCGCCGCGGCGCCATGTACGTGGGCGCGCAGCTCGCGGGCGCGCTGCTGGCTTCGGCGCTGCTCGCGGGCGCCTTCGGGGCGGAGGTGGCGGCGGACGGCACCCCCGGCGTGGCGGACGGGATCACCGTGTGGGGCGCGCTCGTGCTGGAGGCGATCGCGACCTTCTTCCTGGTGCTCGTCGTCTTCGGAACGGCGGTGGACGAGCGGGCGCCGCGAACGGTGTTCCCCCTCGCCATCGGCCTCACCGTGGCGCTGGACATCATGGCGATCGGGCCGATGACGGGCGCGGCGATGAACCCGGCGCGCGCCTTTGGACCCGCGCTGGTGAGCGGCGTTTGGGATGCGCACTGGGTGTACTGGCTCGCCCCCCTGCTGGGCGGCGTCGCGGGCGCGTACGTGCAGCACGCCTTCCTGATGGAGCGCGGCGCCCCCACCGCCAGGACCGCCGAGCGCGGCGGCCCCGCTCCCGTGGAGCAGCGCTTCGACAACGTCTGA